The following proteins are encoded in a genomic region of Corynebacterium atypicum:
- a CDS encoding recombinase family protein, whose translation MYGYNLKPCLTRRNTLKRMEQITPPPISASPLVKVAAYARISMETERTPLSLSTQVSYYQQLIHDTPGWTFAGVFADSGISGTTTHRPQFQEMLALARKGAIDLILTKSISRFARNTVDLLETVRELKDLGVEVRFEKENISSTSADGELMLTLLASFAQAESEQISQNVKWRVWRGFEEGKANGFHLYGYTDSADGTDVQIIEEEAAVVRWIFAQYMKKTSCEKMAAQLIADGRVPHLADNKLPGEWVRHILKNPHYTGDLLLGRWSTPEGRPGRAVRNTGQLPQYLVENAIPAIIDRDTFTAVQTEITRRRELGARANWSIETVALTSKIKCVSCNCSFVRNVRNPKTQNSISTEHWICTERKKGRKTGCDTCEISDTALKGFIAQVLDIETFDQEVFNERIDHIDVQGKDHYTFHYTDGTSSSHTWRPNLKKNSWTPARKAAWGELVRARWAEAKKLGLNNPRQAPTPPEALAKYRAVAKAEAERLRAERGER comes from the coding sequence ATGTATGGATACAACCTGAAACCCTGTCTGACTAGGAGAAATACCTTGAAGAGAATGGAGCAAATCACCCCGCCACCGATCAGTGCTTCTCCGCTTGTGAAAGTGGCAGCGTATGCCCGCATCAGCATGGAAACCGAGCGCACACCGCTGAGTTTGTCCACCCAAGTTTCCTACTACCAGCAACTCATTCACGACACTCCTGGCTGGACGTTCGCCGGAGTGTTCGCCGATTCTGGAATCTCTGGAACCACCACGCATCGACCCCAGTTCCAAGAAATGCTGGCCCTTGCCCGGAAAGGAGCGATCGACCTGATCCTCACCAAGTCGATCTCGCGCTTCGCTCGCAACACCGTCGACCTGCTCGAAACCGTTCGCGAGCTGAAAGACCTCGGGGTGGAGGTGCGATTCGAAAAGGAGAACATCTCCTCAACCAGCGCTGACGGTGAACTCATGCTCACCCTGCTGGCGTCTTTCGCGCAGGCAGAATCGGAGCAAATCAGCCAAAACGTGAAGTGGCGCGTTTGGAGAGGCTTCGAAGAAGGCAAAGCGAACGGCTTCCACCTGTACGGTTACACCGACTCCGCTGACGGCACCGACGTGCAGATCATCGAAGAAGAAGCAGCCGTGGTGCGTTGGATCTTCGCCCAGTACATGAAGAAGACCTCGTGCGAAAAGATGGCCGCACAGCTCATCGCTGACGGTAGGGTTCCGCACCTGGCTGATAACAAGTTGCCCGGGGAATGGGTCCGTCACATCCTGAAGAACCCGCACTACACCGGCGACCTCTTGTTAGGGCGATGGTCCACTCCGGAGGGTAGGCCTGGACGAGCAGTGCGCAACACCGGCCAGTTGCCGCAATACCTGGTGGAAAACGCGATCCCCGCGATCATCGACCGCGACACCTTCACCGCTGTACAAACCGAGATCACACGCCGCCGTGAACTCGGGGCCCGGGCGAACTGGTCCATCGAAACTGTGGCGTTGACGTCGAAGATCAAATGCGTGTCCTGCAACTGCTCGTTCGTGCGCAACGTACGCAATCCGAAAACCCAAAACTCGATCTCCACCGAGCACTGGATCTGCACCGAACGCAAGAAAGGCCGCAAAACCGGATGCGACACCTGCGAGATCTCTGACACGGCACTCAAAGGCTTCATCGCCCAAGTCCTTGACATCGAGACCTTCGACCAAGAGGTGTTCAACGAGCGTATCGACCACATCGACGTGCAGGGAAAAGACCACTACACGTTTCATTACACCGATGGCACCAGCAGCTCGCACACGTGGCGACCAAACCTGAAGAAGAACTCGTGGACCCCAGCAAGAAAAGCCGCCTGGGGTGAACTCGTGCGTGCCCGCTGGGCCGAAGCCAAAAAGCTCGGGTTGAACAACCCACGGCAAGCACCAACACCACCAGAAGCATTGGCGAAGTACCGGGCCGTGGCCAAGGCAGAGGCTGAGCGCCTGCGCGCCGAGCGAGGCGAACGCTAA
- a CDS encoding RNA polymerase subunit sigma-70, which produces MALNQTDRHHIQMMRAAGVAYSRIAGHLDLNANSVKTYCLRHGITVDPAVEQVTDPVGVWCLHCCKPIELRQGSKFCTTACRRAWWATHRRVVTEELVCANCHRQVTVARTSQVKRKYCCHPCYIQHRFNTRGGKR; this is translated from the coding sequence ATGGCTCTGAACCAGACTGATCGCCATCACATCCAGATGATGCGCGCTGCAGGAGTTGCCTACTCTCGTATTGCCGGGCACCTGGACCTCAACGCCAACAGCGTCAAGACCTATTGTCTGCGACACGGCATCACCGTCGACCCTGCTGTTGAGCAGGTCACGGACCCAGTTGGAGTGTGGTGCTTGCATTGCTGCAAGCCAATCGAGCTCCGGCAAGGGTCGAAGTTCTGCACCACCGCGTGTCGACGAGCCTGGTGGGCCACCCACCGAAGGGTGGTCACCGAAGAACTGGTCTGCGCGAACTGCCACCGACAGGTCACTGTGGCTCGCACGAGCCAGGTGAAACGCAAGTACTGCTGCCACCCGTGCTACATCCAGCACCGTTTCAACACCCGTGGCGGCAAACGATGA
- a CDS encoding N-acetylmuramoyl-L-alanine amidase: MKNWATLEADENRLMNKHYSAGRSGRKINKVIIHHNAGNLTIKSIWDVWQTRQASAHYQVDSNGRIGQLVWDRDTAWHAGNWEANTTSIGIEHADISSKPWRISEACLDNGAHLVAAICHYYKLGRPVWGKNVFGHKHFSSTECPASLAGSQHAAYMARAQYWYDRMSGTKPAPTPPAKPTPPAPKPSVNIDALADAVIRGEYGNGEERKRRLGANYAAVQKRVNEKLTGGNPTKPSVNIDALADAVIRGDYGNGEERKRRLGANYAAVQKRVNEKLGIS, translated from the coding sequence TTGAAGAACTGGGCCACCCTCGAAGCCGACGAAAACCGGCTGATGAACAAGCACTACAGCGCCGGACGAAGCGGCCGGAAGATCAACAAGGTCATCATCCACCACAACGCAGGCAACCTCACCATCAAATCCATCTGGGACGTGTGGCAGACCCGCCAAGCATCCGCCCACTACCAGGTCGACTCCAACGGGCGGATCGGCCAGCTCGTGTGGGATCGCGACACCGCCTGGCATGCAGGCAACTGGGAAGCCAACACCACCTCCATCGGTATCGAACACGCCGACATCTCCTCCAAGCCCTGGCGTATCTCCGAGGCCTGCCTTGACAACGGTGCCCACCTCGTCGCGGCCATCTGCCACTACTACAAGCTCGGACGACCCGTGTGGGGAAAGAACGTGTTCGGCCACAAGCATTTCTCTTCCACCGAATGCCCGGCCTCGCTGGCTGGAAGCCAGCATGCGGCCTACATGGCACGCGCCCAGTATTGGTACGACCGCATGAGCGGCACCAAGCCCGCCCCGACACCACCGGCAAAGCCAACACCGCCCGCACCCAAGCCCTCCGTCAACATCGACGCCCTCGCCGACGCGGTCATCCGAGGCGAGTACGGCAACGGCGAGGAACGCAAGCGCCGACTGGGAGCTAACTACGCGGCCGTGCAGAAGCGCGTCAACGAGAAGCTCACCGGAGGAAACCCCACCAAGCCCTCCGTCAACATCGATGCCCTGGCTGATGCGGTGATCCGTGGAGACTATGGCAACGGTGAGGAACGCAAGCGCCGCCTCGGAGCCAACTACGCCGCTGTGCAGAAACGCGTCAACGAGAAGCTCGGCATCAGCTAA
- a CDS encoding phage holin family protein, which translates to MSLKAIWATIQTGLAGVGAVIGAFLGGLDGLVYALIAFVVFDYITGVLAAIAERRVSSAIGFRGISRKILIFALIGLAHLLDTHIIGTPGVLRTATILFYLSNEGISLIENATRLGLPVPAHIRRALDLVTRDVTGKPDLEHHPNQTTPAEKENLS; encoded by the coding sequence ATGTCGCTCAAAGCTATCTGGGCCACGATCCAAACCGGCCTGGCCGGGGTCGGGGCCGTCATCGGCGCGTTCCTCGGAGGCCTCGACGGCCTGGTATACGCGCTCATCGCCTTCGTCGTATTCGACTACATCACCGGCGTGCTCGCCGCGATCGCCGAACGTCGCGTCTCCTCAGCCATCGGGTTTCGGGGCATCTCCCGCAAGATCCTCATCTTCGCCCTCATCGGACTTGCCCACCTGCTTGACACCCATATCATCGGCACCCCCGGCGTGCTGCGAACCGCCACGATTCTGTTCTACCTGTCCAACGAAGGCATCTCCCTGATCGAAAACGCCACCCGCCTCGGGCTGCCCGTACCAGCCCACATCCGGCGCGCCCTGGACCTGGTCACCCGTGACGTGACAGGCAAACCCGACCTCGAACACCACCCCAACCAAACCACCCCAGCAGAAAAGGAGAACCTCTCTTGA
- a CDS encoding DUF1617 family protein: MRVLIANRHLGPIHDLLETMSLKPAQSRARSKLLKLVKDAQLRFGQDEYDLVTTHAILDEEGKPVISGDGTFQLTGGTDLAEFLTLREQLLDSVAEVDGPTYATHLTDIAQLLADYDEPLAGEQAEAYNVLFDAVEAAQHDAARTAEVGDTNE, translated from the coding sequence ATGCGTGTACTGATCGCTAACCGTCACCTCGGACCCATCCACGACCTTCTCGAAACGATGTCCCTCAAGCCCGCTCAATCGCGGGCGCGCTCCAAACTGCTCAAGTTGGTCAAGGACGCGCAGTTGCGGTTCGGCCAGGACGAATACGACCTCGTCACCACCCACGCCATCCTCGACGAGGAGGGCAAGCCCGTCATCAGCGGAGACGGCACCTTTCAACTCACCGGTGGCACCGACCTCGCCGAATTCCTGACACTGCGCGAGCAGCTGTTGGACTCAGTGGCTGAGGTGGATGGCCCCACTTACGCCACCCACCTCACCGATATCGCACAGCTGCTAGCCGACTACGACGAGCCCTTAGCCGGTGAGCAGGCGGAGGCATACAACGTTCTGTTCGACGCTGTAGAAGCAGCCCAACATGACGCAGCGAGGACAGCGGAGGTCGGTGACACCAATGAGTGA
- a CDS encoding phage tail spike protein encodes MLTVHAPIATTFTATGEGVLDHDLIDARVMEELGGAYQLTIVYPADGPLASQLAVEAIIAAPVPGTTIRQGFRIHEVTTTLDGLLEVTAFHLFYDLSGNFIADTFVVNKTPKAALDQLLSAATTKHRFTATSSDTATRASARVVRMNLAAAIMNQGSDNTFASRWAGELTRDNWHIHHAATRGADRGVVIRDRKNLTGYTSTIDLTSVVTRIVPVGFDGITLPELYVDSPHVDHYAIPHIKVMRYPDIKAIADAENPREDEVPLPQAHALLRQAAKAEFTTNHVDTPAASYTVSFVDLASTSEYADLAELETVLLGDTVTVQHADLGVSLSARVVGYEYDPLRQTYISVELGSVAGKFTSITRTITTTQTAAQMAADLAGVALASADGKSTNHYGPKQPAAARLGDTWFRDNGESIEIWIYQLTDTGEPGWVALATDLNHAQVSAELAEARAEVEASKTAAADAQAAAAAVAVRLTEAEAEISQAREAASQAEATAREAEAVAGEAGVKVAGLESSVSQAQHRADTAYETARQVQTSSEARFTELTNSDNSLASSLSMMASDLNLRVRSGEIISQINISPETILIDGKRIHITGRTSIDNATITTAMIANAAITDAKIANLSAAKITTGTLAAARIAAGSITSDKLTIADGFIKTAMIANAAITDAKIGSLSASKITTGTLSAARIAAGSITSDKLTIATGFIQTGMIADAAITSAKIGALDAGKITTGVLGASRIGAGSITADKLAANAIQVGLAGWTSSIRITPTQISWHSGSSLEGTITSSGLRFWYGTRYIGEMARRAKKDATDIQGIVNQLAYRGDYVAWTYQTTSTGDYFTCLTLDPKGKFYGRAGIHLGADLRINGNKVYTSDTRYVMFQDVAFSGKAPTPLCRVPAGWHGSGSTPTTCSSPRTARSTTCRGPSTGSKT; translated from the coding sequence ATGCTTACCGTGCATGCCCCGATTGCCACCACGTTCACCGCCACCGGCGAGGGCGTCCTCGACCATGACCTCATCGACGCCCGGGTTATGGAGGAGCTCGGCGGAGCCTACCAACTCACCATTGTCTACCCGGCTGACGGGCCGCTGGCATCACAGCTCGCAGTCGAGGCGATCATCGCAGCCCCTGTGCCCGGCACCACCATCCGGCAGGGGTTTCGTATCCACGAGGTCACCACAACCCTGGATGGGCTACTCGAGGTCACGGCCTTCCACCTGTTCTACGATCTGTCAGGCAACTTCATCGCAGACACGTTCGTCGTGAACAAAACCCCTAAGGCGGCTCTCGACCAGCTCTTGAGCGCGGCGACCACGAAGCACCGGTTCACCGCGACCAGCTCCGATACGGCCACCAGGGCATCTGCGCGTGTGGTGCGGATGAACCTGGCCGCAGCGATCATGAACCAGGGCTCGGACAACACGTTCGCCTCCCGGTGGGCCGGAGAGCTCACGCGCGATAACTGGCACATCCACCACGCCGCCACACGCGGCGCAGATCGTGGGGTCGTGATCCGGGATCGCAAGAACCTCACCGGCTACACCTCGACCATCGATCTGACGAGCGTGGTCACCCGGATCGTGCCGGTCGGGTTTGATGGGATCACCCTGCCCGAGCTCTACGTCGACTCGCCACACGTGGATCACTACGCGATCCCGCATATCAAGGTGATGCGCTACCCGGACATCAAAGCGATCGCCGACGCGGAGAACCCCCGCGAGGACGAAGTACCTCTGCCGCAGGCGCACGCCCTGCTGCGTCAAGCCGCCAAGGCCGAGTTCACCACCAACCACGTCGATACGCCTGCCGCGAGCTACACCGTCTCCTTCGTCGACCTTGCCTCCACGAGCGAGTACGCCGACCTTGCTGAGCTGGAGACCGTCCTGCTGGGAGACACGGTGACGGTGCAGCACGCCGACCTGGGCGTGTCCCTGTCAGCGCGGGTTGTCGGCTACGAGTACGACCCGCTCCGACAGACATATATTTCGGTGGAGTTGGGGTCGGTTGCAGGGAAGTTCACCTCGATCACCCGCACCATCACCACCACGCAGACGGCAGCCCAGATGGCTGCTGATCTTGCTGGCGTGGCGCTGGCATCAGCGGACGGGAAATCCACCAACCATTACGGGCCGAAACAGCCCGCTGCGGCCCGCCTGGGGGACACGTGGTTTAGGGACAATGGCGAGAGCATCGAGATCTGGATCTACCAGCTCACCGACACCGGCGAGCCCGGCTGGGTTGCCCTTGCCACGGACCTCAACCATGCTCAGGTCAGCGCTGAGCTCGCCGAGGCTCGCGCTGAGGTGGAGGCCTCGAAAACCGCTGCTGCAGATGCCCAAGCTGCCGCTGCCGCTGTCGCTGTTCGTCTCACCGAAGCCGAAGCCGAGATCAGTCAGGCACGCGAGGCGGCCAGCCAGGCCGAAGCCACAGCGCGGGAAGCTGAGGCTGTAGCCGGAGAGGCTGGCGTGAAGGTAGCCGGGCTTGAGAGCTCAGTTTCCCAAGCGCAACACCGTGCCGATACGGCCTACGAGACGGCAAGGCAGGTTCAAACCAGTAGTGAGGCCCGGTTCACTGAGCTGACGAATTCGGATAACAGCCTCGCCTCGTCACTTTCAATGATGGCCAGCGACCTGAACCTGCGTGTGCGCTCGGGCGAGATCATCTCCCAGATCAACATCTCACCCGAAACCATCTTGATTGACGGTAAACGCATACACATCACCGGCCGAACCAGTATCGATAACGCCACGATCACCACCGCGATGATCGCCAACGCGGCGATCACCGACGCCAAGATCGCCAACCTGTCGGCCGCCAAGATCACCACCGGCACACTCGCGGCTGCCAGGATCGCAGCAGGGTCGATCACCAGTGACAAGCTCACGATCGCTGATGGGTTCATCAAGACGGCGATGATCGCTAACGCAGCGATCACGGACGCAAAGATCGGCTCGTTGTCGGCCTCGAAGATCACCACCGGCACCCTGTCTGCGGCGCGGATCGCTGCCGGATCGATCACGAGCGACAAGCTCACCATCGCGACCGGCTTCATCCAGACCGGAATGATCGCGGATGCGGCGATCACCTCGGCGAAGATCGGTGCGCTCGACGCGGGCAAGATCACCACTGGTGTGCTCGGCGCCTCGCGTATTGGGGCGGGGTCGATTACGGCTGACAAGCTCGCGGCGAACGCGATCCAAGTAGGACTGGCGGGCTGGACGAGTTCGATCCGGATTACGCCAACACAAATCTCGTGGCACTCCGGATCCTCGTTGGAGGGGACAATCACGTCGTCCGGTCTGCGGTTTTGGTACGGGACGCGTTACATCGGTGAAATGGCCCGCCGGGCGAAAAAGGATGCCACCGATATCCAAGGCATCGTCAACCAGTTGGCCTACCGGGGGGACTACGTCGCTTGGACGTATCAGACGACCTCCACCGGCGACTATTTCACGTGTCTGACGTTGGATCCGAAAGGCAAGTTCTATGGGCGGGCAGGGATCCACCTGGGCGCTGACCTGCGGATCAACGGGAACAAGGTCTACACCTCAGACACCCGCTACGTCATGTTTCAAGACGTAGCCTTCAGCGGAAAGGCACCTACGCCACTTTGTCGGGTTCCAGCGGGCTGGCACGGATCGGGTTCCACACCTACGACCTGCTCATCACCACGAACGGCACGTTCTACAACATGTCGCGGGCCTTCGACCGGCTCAAAGACCTGA
- a CDS encoding phage tail protein — translation MTDSSFGLKIGLEGEREFKRAITDINREMRVLGSEMKLVASQFDRNDKSTQALASRNQVLTKEIENQKSKIETLKAALENSAASFGENDSRTKNWQIQLNNAGAELNELEKELKANNDALGEFGDEADGAGDDAKDAAKDAGRLEDAVDDLGDEMDDTGDKTRIFGDVLKANLAAEAIVAGVKGIGKAIASIGRSMADALKDGVEYNARMEQYTTSFTTMLGDQAKAQQLVNDLKIQAAKTPFGMGDLAGSMQTLLAFGISLEDAKKHLMHIGDISQGDAQKMESLTLAFAQMSSTGKLTGQDLNQMINAGFNPLEEISRKTGKSIGELKEEMAKGAISADMVADAFASATEEGGRFHGAMEAQSKTFTGQLSTMRDGIDSLKGLLARGLTDTLAGTVMPMVNGWIDELTAAFEQGGAPALVGTLGEILQEALAFIAEQLPMVVETGMSILTALLEGIIEVLPSVAETAVMLIVALVEAIVEALPSLLEAALQIITTLVTGIGEALPELIPAAVEMIVALVQGLVDALPMILDAALQLILGLAQGLLEAIPVLIEALPQIITSIVEFLVGAIPQIIETGIALLTSLVEALPEIITAIVTVLPQIITGIITTLLAALPQLIEAGVKLLTALIGALPQIISTIVAALPQIIAAIVSAIGGAIPQLVMAGVELLTALITNLPQIISTIVAAIPQIITGIVGAVGQGVGQMASAGSDLVRGLWNGIQSLAGWLWDKVTSWCSDIWDGITGFFGINSPSKEMAWVGDMLTRGLAGGIEDTGDRAIDAAQDVAADTLAAMSELTSGIDVPITASLDPVDLTPTHLQPPPATTSSSAVGQEAGRGLEVAGIVDQTARALLEAMDIKVVLNDGTLVGKLAPGINRQLARINSHHTVLATGGA, via the coding sequence ATGACTGACTCATCGTTTGGTCTCAAGATCGGTTTGGAAGGTGAACGCGAGTTCAAGCGGGCCATCACCGACATCAACCGTGAGATGCGGGTGCTGGGTTCGGAGATGAAACTGGTGGCCTCTCAGTTCGACAGGAACGACAAGTCCACCCAGGCGCTGGCCTCCCGCAACCAGGTGCTGACCAAAGAGATCGAGAACCAAAAGTCCAAGATCGAAACACTCAAGGCCGCGCTGGAGAACTCGGCTGCGTCGTTCGGGGAGAACGATTCGCGCACGAAAAACTGGCAGATCCAGCTCAACAACGCCGGGGCTGAGCTCAACGAGCTGGAAAAGGAGCTCAAGGCCAACAATGATGCGCTCGGTGAGTTCGGTGACGAGGCCGACGGGGCAGGCGATGATGCGAAGGACGCTGCCAAGGATGCGGGGCGCTTGGAGGACGCGGTCGATGATCTCGGCGACGAGATGGACGACACCGGGGATAAGACCCGGATCTTCGGGGATGTGCTCAAAGCGAACCTGGCCGCCGAGGCGATCGTCGCTGGTGTCAAGGGCATCGGCAAGGCGATCGCGAGTATCGGTCGGAGTATGGCTGATGCGTTGAAGGACGGGGTGGAGTACAACGCCCGCATGGAGCAGTACACCACCAGCTTCACCACGATGCTCGGCGATCAGGCCAAAGCCCAACAGCTGGTCAACGACCTGAAAATCCAGGCCGCGAAGACCCCGTTCGGCATGGGCGATCTGGCAGGCAGCATGCAGACCCTGCTGGCTTTCGGCATCAGCCTGGAGGATGCGAAGAAGCACCTGATGCATATCGGTGACATCTCCCAAGGGGATGCGCAGAAGATGGAGTCACTGACGTTGGCGTTCGCCCAGATGTCCTCGACGGGCAAGCTGACCGGCCAGGACCTCAACCAGATGATCAACGCCGGGTTCAACCCGCTGGAGGAGATCTCCCGCAAGACGGGTAAGTCCATCGGCGAACTGAAAGAGGAGATGGCCAAGGGCGCGATCAGCGCGGACATGGTCGCTGACGCGTTCGCTTCGGCAACGGAAGAAGGCGGCCGTTTCCACGGGGCGATGGAAGCCCAGTCGAAAACCTTCACCGGCCAGCTGTCGACTATGCGTGATGGCATCGACAGCCTCAAGGGCCTGCTCGCCCGAGGTTTGACTGACACGCTGGCTGGCACAGTCATGCCGATGGTCAACGGGTGGATCGATGAGCTCACGGCAGCCTTCGAACAGGGCGGAGCCCCGGCACTGGTCGGCACGCTCGGCGAGATCCTGCAAGAAGCACTCGCGTTCATCGCTGAGCAGCTGCCGATGGTCGTCGAGACCGGCATGTCGATCCTGACCGCCCTGCTCGAAGGCATTATCGAGGTGTTGCCGTCGGTTGCCGAGACAGCGGTGATGCTCATCGTTGCGTTAGTGGAGGCGATCGTCGAGGCGCTGCCGTCACTGTTGGAAGCAGCCCTGCAGATCATCACCACCTTGGTCACCGGGATCGGTGAGGCGCTCCCGGAGCTCATCCCTGCTGCCGTGGAGATGATCGTCGCCCTAGTCCAAGGCCTCGTCGATGCTCTGCCGATGATCCTGGATGCGGCGTTGCAGCTCATCCTCGGGCTCGCCCAGGGCCTGCTGGAGGCGATCCCGGTGCTCATTGAGGCGCTGCCGCAGATCATCACCTCGATTGTGGAGTTCTTGGTCGGGGCGATCCCGCAGATCATCGAGACCGGTATCGCGTTGTTGACCTCCCTGGTCGAAGCGCTTCCGGAGATCATCACCGCGATCGTGACGGTGCTGCCACAAATCATCACCGGCATCATCACCACGCTGCTTGCGGCCCTGCCGCAGCTCATCGAGGCTGGCGTCAAGCTACTCACCGCGCTGATTGGGGCGCTGCCGCAGATCATCAGCACGATCGTGGCCGCGCTGCCGCAGATCATCGCAGCGATCGTCTCGGCGATCGGTGGGGCGATCCCGCAACTGGTCATGGCAGGCGTTGAGCTGCTGACCGCGTTGATCACGAACCTGCCGCAGATCATCTCGACCATCGTGGCGGCGATCCCGCAGATCATCACCGGGATCGTGGGCGCGGTCGGTCAAGGGGTCGGCCAGATGGCCTCTGCTGGCAGTGACCTGGTGCGGGGCTTGTGGAACGGCATCCAGTCGCTGGCAGGCTGGCTCTGGGACAAGGTCACAAGCTGGTGCTCCGACATTTGGGACGGCATCACGGGCTTTTTCGGCATCAACTCGCCGTCCAAGGAAATGGCCTGGGTTGGTGACATGCTCACCCGAGGCCTGGCCGGAGGTATCGAAGATACCGGCGACCGCGCCATCGACGCAGCACAAGATGTCGCCGCCGACACCCTGGCAGCCATGAGTGAGCTCACCAGCGGTATCGACGTGCCGATCACCGCCAGCCTGGACCCGGTCGATCTGACCCCAACCCACCTGCAACCACCGCCTGCAACCACCAGCAGCAGCGCCGTCGGCCAGGAAGCAGGGCGCGGGCTCGAGGTGGCGGGCATCGTCGACCAGACCGCCCGGGCACTGCTGGAGGCTATGGACATCAAGGTCGTGCTCAACGACGGCACGCTGGTGGGCAAACTCGCCCCCGGCATCAACCGCCAGCTGGCCCGGATCAACTCCCACCACACGGTGCTCGCCACAGGAGGTGCCTGA
- a CDS encoding major tail protein has translation MATIGLDKLYYATITENPTTGEETYASPKPLAKAISAELSVEVAEAILYADDGPSEIVKEFKSGTLTLGVDDLGAEAAAALTGATLDANGVLISSSEDGGTPVAIGFRAARSNGTFQYFWLYRVKFALPSTTLATKADSITFSTPSIEGMILRRNKPDAKGRHPWKAEATEGDPKVKAEIITGWYQSVYEPAATSPGK, from the coding sequence ATGGCCACGATTGGTCTTGACAAGCTCTACTACGCCACGATCACCGAAAACCCCACCACAGGGGAGGAAACCTACGCCAGCCCGAAACCACTGGCCAAAGCGATCTCAGCGGAACTCTCCGTCGAGGTCGCCGAGGCGATCCTCTACGCCGACGATGGGCCTAGCGAGATCGTCAAGGAATTCAAATCCGGCACGCTCACCCTCGGTGTGGACGACCTGGGGGCAGAAGCCGCAGCGGCACTGACCGGTGCCACCCTGGATGCCAACGGGGTACTCATCTCGTCCTCGGAAGACGGCGGCACACCGGTAGCGATTGGGTTCCGTGCCGCCCGCTCGAATGGCACATTCCAGTACTTCTGGCTCTACCGCGTCAAGTTCGCCCTGCCAAGCACCACGCTCGCCACCAAGGCCGACTCGATCACGTTCTCCACCCCGAGCATTGAGGGCATGATCCTGCGCAGGAACAAGCCGGATGCCAAGGGACGCCACCCGTGGAAAGCCGAAGCCACCGAAGGTGACCCCAAGGTCAAGGCCGAGATCATCACCGGCTGGTACCAGTCCGTCTACGAGCCCGCCGCCACCAGCCCCGGCAAGTAA
- a CDS encoding HK97-gp10 family putative phage morphogenesis protein, whose translation MARVQIRLPNKYIDALEATSRLLDAAADEVLTAGANVVEPRMRANLASAIGRATTMPSRSTGQLIGALGVTSVKVNSKGAHNVKVGFAENRRDGRSNALIANVLEHGRSNQPAHPFLAPTRSQTRRGAVEAMKTVLAAKLDGITP comes from the coding sequence ATGGCGCGGGTCCAGATCCGACTCCCCAATAAGTACATCGACGCACTCGAGGCCACCTCACGCCTGCTGGACGCTGCAGCCGACGAGGTGCTGACAGCTGGCGCGAACGTGGTCGAACCACGCATGAGAGCCAACCTCGCATCCGCGATTGGGCGGGCGACCACGATGCCGTCCCGCTCAACCGGCCAGCTCATCGGAGCCCTGGGTGTTACCAGCGTGAAGGTCAACAGCAAAGGTGCCCACAACGTCAAGGTCGGTTTCGCCGAGAACCGCCGCGATGGCAGGTCAAACGCGCTGATCGCCAACGTGCTCGAGCACGGCAGAAGCAACCAACCCGCACACCCGTTTCTGGCACCGACACGCTCCCAGACCAGGCGGGGTGCGGTGGAGGCGATGAAAACCGTGCTGGCAGCCAAGCTCGACGGGATCACACCATGA
- a CDS encoding phage head completion protein, with protein sequence MRETIDLITPVPVRDAAGFTSSTAQVASSVRAYREVRHASSAWVNRAAYTQATVLFRIRVIPGLTVSEVMQIAACDGRYVIDTVEPIGGYIEILAHRLQPEGAHHGAGPDPTPQ encoded by the coding sequence ATGCGAGAAACCATCGACTTGATCACCCCGGTTCCGGTGCGTGATGCTGCGGGTTTTACAAGCAGTACGGCGCAGGTGGCTTCTTCGGTGCGTGCTTACCGAGAAGTTCGGCATGCCTCGAGTGCGTGGGTCAACCGTGCGGCCTACACGCAGGCCACCGTCTTGTTCCGTATCCGTGTGATCCCCGGGCTCACCGTCTCGGAGGTCATGCAGATCGCCGCTTGCGATGGCCGCTACGTCATCGACACCGTCGAGCCCATCGGCGGCTACATCGAGATCCTTGCCCACCGTCTGCAGCCGGAAGGAGCCCATCATGGCGCGGGTCCAGATCCGACTCCCCAATAA